In the Pirellulales bacterium genome, one interval contains:
- a CDS encoding metallophosphoesterase, whose protein sequence is MQTLLVDLLLALLALFGHAALWITLVNNVHATMMPRPLIKYISHVALALCVGLPLYFTWWYALHGTTDSSWTTWASLPAPLLVYGTCTALIGAGPASWWLVQRLTARPPAALRSERGTRHNIVEQLGYKPLAGSRAAQFIAHLPGNDIFNLEVTEKVIEHPRLPPQLHGLSIAHLTDLHFVGTIGRAYYDEVVRLANDLDVDFVAVTGDLVDEAEYIDWIPETLGRLESRHGTFVVLGNHDLKVKHHLGRLRQTIDDAGLIYLGGRSQVLTCGEGEILLAGNELPWFAPAADPRSFPAESTAGRRFRLLLSHSPDQYAWARRHDFDLMLAGHNHGGQFRLPVIGPILAPSHYGVRYASGVFHEPPTVLHVARGISAQQPARFNCSPEITRLVLHCAASHVPSAAVDATERHPALADRV, encoded by the coding sequence ATGCAGACCCTGCTCGTTGATCTCCTGCTGGCGCTGCTGGCGCTCTTCGGACACGCGGCTCTGTGGATCACGTTGGTCAACAACGTCCACGCCACGATGATGCCCCGGCCGCTGATCAAGTACATCTCGCACGTCGCGCTGGCGCTGTGCGTGGGACTGCCGCTGTACTTCACCTGGTGGTACGCGCTGCACGGCACGACCGACTCGTCGTGGACCACCTGGGCGTCGCTGCCTGCTCCGCTGCTCGTTTATGGCACTTGTACCGCCCTGATCGGCGCGGGGCCGGCCTCCTGGTGGCTCGTTCAACGTCTCACCGCGCGTCCCCCCGCTGCCCTTCGTTCCGAACGGGGCACGCGGCACAATATCGTCGAACAACTCGGTTACAAGCCTTTGGCAGGCAGCCGCGCGGCGCAGTTCATCGCCCATCTGCCCGGGAACGACATCTTCAATCTCGAAGTCACCGAAAAGGTGATCGAGCACCCTCGACTCCCGCCGCAGTTGCACGGCTTGTCGATCGCCCACCTGACCGACCTGCATTTCGTGGGCACCATCGGCCGCGCTTACTACGATGAAGTCGTACGGTTGGCCAACGATCTCGACGTCGACTTCGTGGCCGTCACGGGAGACCTGGTCGACGAGGCCGAGTACATCGATTGGATTCCAGAAACGCTGGGCCGGCTCGAGTCGCGCCACGGCACCTTTGTCGTGCTGGGCAATCACGACCTGAAGGTCAAACATCACCTGGGTCGCTTACGCCAGACGATCGACGACGCGGGGTTGATTTACCTCGGCGGTCGCTCGCAGGTACTCACCTGTGGCGAGGGAGAGATCCTGCTGGCCGGCAACGAGCTGCCCTGGTTCGCGCCGGCAGCCGATCCGCGCAGCTTTCCGGCCGAGAGCACTGCCGGCCGCCGTTTCCGCCTGCTGCTGTCCCACTCGCCCGATCAGTATGCCTGGGCGCGGCGGCACGATTTCGACCTGATGCTGGCCGGACACAATCACGGCGGGCAATTCCGCCTGCCCGTGATTGGACCCATCCTGGCGCCCAGCCATTACGGCGTGCGCTACGCCTCGGGCGTGTTCCACGAACCGCCGACGGTGTTGCACGTGGCCCGCGGCATCTCGGCGCAACAGCCGGCGCGTTTCAATTGCTCGCCCGAGATCACACGGCTCGTGCTGCATTGTGCGGCCTCGCACGTGCCGAGCGCCGCCGTGGATGCGACCGAGCGTCATCCGGCGTTGGCCGATCGAGTCTGA
- a CDS encoding methyltransferase domain-containing protein — protein MKTNSRAPRAQRTARPDKPLKALNRFVENDLIRKVSFREYRDRVRNVYDGPQGALLATASMLSLHVPLGERLLRERRFDLRGAKNILDVGSGAGQIVRHLLKYADRDAEITAVDLSSEMLRRARQRLHSHRPRFTTADLTQLPFADATFDCVTCGYVLEHVPDPRTGLAELSRVMAPGAKMLLLTTEDSFGGAWTSRLWRCRTYNRRELFQTSEALGLVWKKELWFSTMHKVFRAGGICVEIEKRA, from the coding sequence ATGAAGACCAACTCTCGTGCTCCGCGTGCCCAACGGACTGCCCGGCCCGACAAGCCTCTCAAGGCGCTGAATCGATTCGTCGAGAACGACCTCATTCGCAAGGTCAGTTTTCGCGAATATCGCGACCGCGTGCGCAACGTGTACGACGGTCCGCAGGGAGCGCTCCTGGCAACGGCCAGCATGCTGTCGCTGCACGTCCCCTTGGGCGAGCGTTTGTTGCGCGAACGGCGCTTCGACCTGCGTGGGGCGAAGAACATCCTCGACGTCGGCAGTGGCGCCGGCCAGATTGTCCGGCACTTGTTGAAGTACGCCGACCGCGACGCCGAGATCACGGCCGTCGATCTCTCGAGCGAGATGCTGCGACGCGCGCGACAGCGATTGCACAGCCACCGGCCGCGCTTCACCACGGCCGATCTGACGCAGTTGCCCTTTGCCGACGCGACGTTCGATTGCGTGACCTGCGGTTACGTGCTCGAGCACGTGCCCGATCCGCGCACGGGTCTGGCCGAATTGTCGCGCGTCATGGCGCCCGGCGCGAAAATGCTCTTGCTCACCACCGAGGACAGCTTCGGCGGCGCCTGGACGAGCCGACTCTGGCGATGCCGCACGTACAACCGTCGCGAGTTGTTCCAGACCAGTGAAGCGCTGGGGCTGGTCTGGAAGAAAGAGCTCTGGTTCTCGACCATGCACAAAGTCTTCCGCGCGGGAGGCATCTGCGTAGAGATCGAGAAGCGGGCCTGA
- a CDS encoding BatA and WFA domain-containing protein, which produces MWPEWTSMLSWWQWTILALVPPAIVALYFLKLKRQPLVVPSTYLWHRAIEDLHVNSFWQRLRRSILLLLQLLLVALVILALFSPSWRGTQLVGDRFIFLIDNSASMSATDVAPSRLEEAKRQVLALVEQMKSTDVALVISFADTPHLVQPFTSNRQELRESVAAIRPTQQTTSLSGALRLAAGLANPGGGTDSEATDAPKPALAQVLIFSDGKFPDITDSALSGLATTFIPIGGRSAHNLAVSAFQVTRQEENAERLQAFARIENFGAERAQASIGLYLNGELIDADQIDLAADGEGGVEFNLEDLASADLELRIETADDLAADNRAWSPLDPPRRARVLCMTSGDQPLELALRTERARELAEVTVQPPSYLETAEYRSRAAGGEYDLMIYDRCAPREMPQANTWWIGRLPPAPGWSAAEKVDVPQLIDLERTHPLMQFVEMGEVLFREGAPLTAPPGAVSLIDSDRGPLLMIAPREAYQDVVTGFELMGGERIGTNWPLRPSFPVFVLNLLEYLGGRAEDAASLAVRPGQVVSLRVNTAGNQVEVVSPSGGRTKVRRNSRNTFDFAGTAEQGLYKVFAGEQLVRRFAVNLFDAAESDIRSRPDDAIRIGQTKVEGSTGPQPVRQSGWRFLLLAALAVLLVEWYIYNRRVYL; this is translated from the coding sequence ATGTGGCCCGAATGGACGAGCATGCTCTCGTGGTGGCAGTGGACGATCCTGGCGCTCGTGCCGCCGGCGATCGTCGCCCTCTATTTTCTGAAGCTGAAGCGTCAGCCGCTCGTCGTGCCAAGCACCTATCTCTGGCACCGCGCGATCGAGGATCTCCACGTCAACAGCTTCTGGCAACGCCTGCGTCGCAGCATCCTGCTGTTGCTGCAACTGTTGCTCGTGGCGCTGGTCATTCTGGCGCTGTTTTCGCCCTCGTGGCGCGGCACGCAACTGGTCGGCGATCGGTTCATCTTTCTCATCGACAACTCGGCCAGCATGTCGGCCACCGATGTCGCTCCGTCGCGTCTCGAAGAAGCCAAGCGACAGGTGCTGGCGCTCGTCGAACAGATGAAGTCGACCGACGTGGCGCTCGTGATCAGCTTTGCCGACACGCCTCATCTGGTGCAGCCATTTACCAGCAACCGACAAGAACTGCGCGAAAGCGTCGCCGCGATTCGTCCGACGCAGCAAACCACTTCGTTGAGCGGGGCGTTGCGGCTGGCGGCCGGGCTGGCGAATCCCGGCGGCGGTACCGATAGCGAGGCCACCGACGCTCCCAAGCCGGCGCTGGCCCAGGTGTTGATCTTCAGCGATGGCAAGTTTCCGGACATCACCGATTCGGCGCTGAGTGGGTTGGCAACGACCTTCATCCCGATCGGCGGGCGCAGCGCGCACAATCTCGCCGTGTCGGCCTTCCAGGTGACGCGGCAGGAAGAGAACGCCGAGCGATTGCAGGCCTTTGCGCGGATCGAAAACTTCGGCGCCGAACGGGCACAGGCTTCGATCGGGCTTTATCTCAATGGCGAGTTGATCGACGCCGACCAGATCGATCTGGCCGCCGATGGAGAAGGGGGGGTCGAGTTCAATCTCGAGGACCTTGCATCGGCCGATCTCGAACTGCGGATCGAGACCGCCGACGACCTGGCCGCCGACAATCGCGCCTGGTCGCCGCTCGATCCGCCGCGGCGCGCGCGCGTGTTGTGCATGACCTCGGGCGATCAACCACTCGAATTGGCCTTGCGGACGGAGCGGGCGAGGGAGTTGGCGGAAGTGACCGTCCAACCGCCGTCGTATCTCGAGACGGCGGAGTACCGTAGCCGTGCGGCGGGGGGTGAGTACGACTTGATGATCTACGATCGTTGCGCGCCGCGCGAAATGCCCCAGGCGAATACCTGGTGGATCGGCCGCCTGCCCCCCGCGCCTGGCTGGAGCGCCGCCGAGAAGGTCGACGTTCCGCAGTTGATCGACCTCGAGCGCACGCACCCGTTGATGCAGTTCGTCGAGATGGGAGAAGTGCTGTTTCGCGAAGGCGCGCCTCTGACGGCGCCGCCAGGGGCGGTCTCGCTGATCGACAGCGACCGTGGCCCCTTGCTGATGATCGCGCCGCGCGAGGCGTACCAGGACGTCGTGACCGGCTTCGAATTGATGGGGGGCGAACGCATCGGCACGAACTGGCCCCTGCGTCCCAGCTTTCCGGTCTTCGTGCTCAATCTGCTGGAATATCTGGGAGGTCGCGCGGAGGACGCCGCCAGCCTGGCCGTGCGACCTGGACAGGTCGTCTCGCTACGGGTCAACACGGCGGGCAACCAGGTCGAGGTAGTTAGTCCTTCGGGGGGGCGTACCAAGGTGCGACGCAACAGCCGCAACACGTTCGACTTTGCCGGAACGGCAGAACAGGGGCTTTACAAAGTCTTCGCTGGCGAGCAGTTGGTGCGCCGCTTCGCCGTGAACCTGTTCGATGCCGCGGAGAGCGACATCCGGTCGCGGCCCGACGACGCGATACGCATCGGCCAGACTAAAGTCGAGGGGTCGACCGGCCCTCAGCCCGTGCGGCAATCTGGCTGGCGGTTCCTGCTGCTAGCGGCCCTGGCAGTGTTGTTGGTCGAGTGGTATATCTACAATCGTCGCGTCTATCTGTAG
- a CDS encoding DUF58 domain-containing protein, whose amino-acid sequence MSSASPVDPSAELSLLSPEFLARLEQLELVTRKIFRGRMKGERRSKRKGQSVEFADFRNYVAGDDLRFIDWNTYARLDRMFLKMFLEEEDLHFYMLLDTSASMDFGAPSKLDYAKRVAAALGFIGLTHSDRIRVETFSQPAGQRGPVWRGRASLWRLLDYLNKLEPGGATDLATGVRNFCLRNPGKGILVIVSDLLDKAGYERALRLLVAQQMDVYVIQILAAEELKPDLKGDLQLVDSEDDDRAELTISAPLLKRYEQTLAAFVAGVRDYCTRRGMTHLLASTEQPFEQLITGYLRQRGLVR is encoded by the coding sequence ATGTCTTCTGCCTCTCCTGTCGATCCTTCGGCCGAATTGTCGCTGTTGAGCCCCGAGTTTCTCGCGCGGCTCGAGCAGTTGGAGCTGGTCACGCGGAAGATCTTTCGCGGCCGCATGAAGGGAGAACGCCGCAGCAAGCGGAAAGGGCAGAGTGTCGAGTTCGCCGATTTCCGCAACTACGTGGCGGGAGACGATCTCCGCTTTATCGACTGGAATACCTACGCGCGGCTCGACCGCATGTTTCTCAAGATGTTCCTCGAAGAGGAGGATCTGCACTTCTATATGTTGCTCGACACGAGTGCCTCGATGGATTTCGGCGCGCCTTCGAAGCTCGACTATGCGAAACGTGTCGCCGCCGCGCTCGGCTTCATCGGCCTGACGCACTCCGACCGGATTCGCGTGGAGACCTTTTCGCAGCCCGCCGGTCAGCGCGGGCCGGTATGGCGGGGGCGGGCCAGCTTGTGGCGTCTGCTCGACTACCTGAACAAGCTGGAGCCGGGAGGCGCCACGGATCTCGCCACCGGCGTGCGCAATTTCTGCCTGCGCAACCCAGGCAAGGGCATCCTGGTCATCGTCTCCGATCTGCTGGACAAGGCGGGTTACGAACGCGCGCTGCGCCTGCTCGTGGCGCAACAAATGGACGTCTACGTGATCCAGATCCTGGCGGCCGAAGAGTTGAAGCCCGACTTGAAGGGCGATCTGCAGCTCGTCGATAGCGAAGACGACGATCGGGCCGAACTGACCATCAGCGCGCCGCTGCTCAAACGATACGAACAGACGCTCGCGGCATTCGTGGCCGGCGTGCGCGACTACTGCACGCGCCGCGGCATGACCCATCTGCTGGCCAGCACCGAACAACCGTTCGAGCAGTTGATTACGGGCTATCTGCGGCAGCGAGGATTGGTGCGCTGA
- a CDS encoding MoxR family ATPase codes for MSMGESIQRRAEEFAQRYRTVREQIGRVIVGHDDIVHGILTCLFVGGHCLLEGVPGLGKTLLVRTLAKTLDLQFSRIQFTPDLMPADILGTNMVMETPEGKRFFEFQPGPIFTQICLADEINRATPKTQSAMLETMQEGSITVAGKRYELEQPFFVMATQNPIEQEGTYPLPEAQLDRFFFKLVVGYSGRQELATIIDRTTRGEVIEPLKVMDGAEIRRWQSVVREVILAPHVQDYVVRLTLATHPGGPFAPAMANQYIRWGSSPRGAQSMALAAKVRALLEGRFNVSFEDVRRVYLPAMRHRVLLNFEAQAEGIEADRVLLDLLEQVPEKAEEKAA; via the coding sequence ATGAGCATGGGCGAAAGTATCCAGCGTCGGGCAGAGGAGTTCGCCCAACGATATCGAACCGTACGCGAGCAGATCGGCCGGGTGATCGTCGGGCACGACGATATCGTCCACGGCATTCTGACTTGCCTGTTTGTCGGTGGACACTGCCTCCTCGAGGGAGTGCCGGGGCTCGGCAAGACCCTGCTCGTCCGCACGCTGGCCAAAACGCTCGATCTGCAGTTCTCTCGCATCCAGTTCACGCCCGACCTGATGCCGGCCGATATCCTGGGCACGAACATGGTGATGGAGACCCCCGAGGGGAAACGCTTCTTCGAGTTCCAACCCGGCCCGATCTTCACCCAGATCTGCCTGGCGGACGAAATCAACCGCGCCACGCCGAAGACGCAATCGGCCATGCTCGAGACGATGCAGGAGGGTTCCATTACGGTGGCGGGCAAGCGCTACGAGCTGGAGCAGCCCTTCTTCGTCATGGCAACGCAGAATCCGATCGAGCAGGAGGGTACCTATCCGCTACCCGAGGCGCAACTCGACCGCTTCTTCTTCAAATTGGTCGTGGGATACTCCGGCAGGCAGGAGTTGGCCACCATCATCGACCGCACGACGCGGGGCGAGGTGATCGAGCCCCTTAAGGTGATGGATGGTGCCGAGATCCGCCGCTGGCAGTCGGTCGTGCGCGAAGTGATCCTGGCGCCGCACGTGCAGGATTACGTCGTGCGTTTGACGCTAGCCACCCATCCCGGCGGCCCCTTCGCGCCGGCGATGGCCAATCAATACATTCGTTGGGGTTCGAGTCCCCGCGGAGCCCAGTCGATGGCCCTGGCGGCCAAGGTGCGGGCGCTGCTCGAAGGCCGCTTCAATGTGAGCTTCGAGGACGTGCGCCGCGTCTACTTGCCGGCGATGCGGCACCGCGTGCTGCTCAACTTCGAGGCGCAAGCCGAGGGGATCGAGGCCGATCGCGTGTTGCTCGACCTGCTCGAGCAAGTTCCCGAGAAGGCGGAAGAGAAGGCCGCGTAA
- a CDS encoding threonylcarbamoyl-AMP synthase has product MPPIVIDLQRAEDSQDVVHRAVQALAEGQLVAFPTETVYGIAASGLCEAAVEKIQIAKSRGKQQPFTLAIKSADEALDYAPGMSPLGQRLARRCWPGPVTLVVTDSHPDSLVRQLPAKVQQAVAPQGSVGLRVPAHQAILDVLRFLPGPLALTSANLSGQPDALTAQEVVAALGDSVHMVLDDGRSRYGQPSSVVRVDDRGFTILRSGVVPEHALKRLSSYMVVFVCTGNTCRSPMAEVIFRQMVAERLGCPVHEVEDRGVVVMSAGISAMFGGRPAAEAVKVVAGMGLDLTLHESHPLSEQVVRHADLILTMTRSHRQAILSQWPEAADRTKLISRDRSDIADPIGGPLELYQRCAEQIKTCLAPWVAELEFDA; this is encoded by the coding sequence ATGCCCCCCATCGTCATCGACCTGCAACGAGCCGAGGATTCGCAGGACGTCGTCCACCGCGCCGTCCAGGCGTTGGCCGAGGGGCAGCTCGTGGCGTTTCCGACCGAGACGGTCTACGGTATCGCGGCCAGCGGCCTGTGCGAAGCGGCGGTCGAGAAGATCCAGATCGCCAAATCGCGCGGCAAGCAGCAGCCTTTCACGCTGGCGATCAAGAGCGCGGACGAGGCCCTCGACTACGCGCCCGGCATGAGCCCGCTGGGGCAACGTCTGGCCCGACGCTGCTGGCCGGGGCCGGTGACGCTGGTGGTGACGGACAGCCACCCCGATAGTCTCGTGCGGCAGTTGCCCGCCAAGGTGCAGCAGGCCGTCGCGCCGCAAGGGAGCGTGGGACTGCGCGTTCCGGCGCACCAGGCCATTCTCGACGTATTGCGTTTTCTCCCCGGCCCACTGGCACTGACCAGCGCGAATCTCAGTGGTCAACCCGACGCCCTCACGGCGCAAGAGGTCGTGGCGGCCCTGGGCGATTCGGTTCATATGGTGCTCGACGACGGTCGTAGTCGCTACGGCCAACCGTCGTCGGTGGTGCGGGTGGACGACCGTGGCTTCACCATTCTCCGGAGCGGTGTTGTGCCCGAGCATGCCCTCAAACGACTGTCGAGTTATATGGTTGTCTTCGTCTGCACCGGCAACACATGCCGCAGCCCGATGGCGGAAGTGATCTTCCGCCAAATGGTGGCCGAACGGTTGGGTTGCCCGGTACACGAGGTGGAGGATCGCGGCGTCGTGGTCATGTCGGCGGGCATCTCGGCCATGTTTGGGGGCCGGCCGGCGGCCGAGGCGGTCAAGGTCGTGGCTGGCATGGGGCTCGACCTCACGCTGCACGAATCGCACCCCCTGTCGGAACAGGTGGTACGGCACGCCGATCTGATCCTCACCATGACGCGCTCGCACCGGCAGGCGATTCTCTCGCAATGGCCCGAGGCCGCCGATCGAACCAAGCTCATCAGCCGTGATCGTTCGGATATCGCCGATCCCATCGGCGGTCCGCTGGAGCTCTATCAGCGTTGCGCCGAGCAGATCAAGACGTGCCTGGCACCCTGGGTAGCCGAACTCGAATTCGACGCGTAA
- the rpiB gene encoding ribose 5-phosphate isomerase B — MRVAVGSDHRGFQVKTKLIELLQRLGHDMFDAGPTSTESVDYPDVAEVVGKRVATGESDRGILICGTGLGMCIAANKIDGVRAAPCHDDLTAEMSRRHNDLNVLCLSADLLGEKLIDRMVEIWLNTEFEAGRHQRRVDKISKIETTHGR, encoded by the coding sequence ATGCGCGTGGCGGTAGGAAGCGACCATCGTGGCTTCCAAGTCAAAACGAAGCTCATCGAGCTCCTGCAACGGCTCGGACACGACATGTTCGATGCTGGTCCCACCAGCACCGAAAGCGTCGACTATCCCGACGTGGCCGAAGTCGTGGGCAAGCGCGTGGCCACCGGAGAATCGGATCGCGGCATCCTCATCTGCGGCACCGGCCTGGGCATGTGCATCGCCGCCAACAAGATCGACGGCGTCCGGGCCGCCCCCTGCCACGATGATCTCACCGCCGAGATGAGCCGCCGCCACAACGACCTCAACGTGCTTTGCCTCTCGGCCGATCTGCTCGGCGAGAAGCTGATCGATCGCATGGTCGAAATCTGGCTCAATACCGAGTTCGAGGCGGGGCGCCATCAACGGCGCGTCGACAAGATCTCGAAGATCGAGACCACCCACGGCCGATAG
- a CDS encoding FAD-binding protein → MTVTPAQSEHLAKSLQRETNAEVYFGPYERALYSSDASMYQIVPLGVVVPRSVADVVRTVQLTAEAGVPLIPRGAGTSLSGQSIGAGVILDFSKYLNRIVEIDRERMTARVEPGVVLDHLNAAAAKHGLQFGPDVATSSRANLGGMIGNNSAGSRSVLHGKTVDHVIALDAVLADGTQETFAPLAPEQLAREQGRHDMVGHLYREIPRIVAENREEILARFPAVLRRVSGYNLDRFVPECLARIAEPANVERVRAREAARYPGGTFNLSRLIVGAEGTLATVTGALVHLLPVAAHRSMLVLEFDDLADAVAAVAPTLALRPSAIELFDGMIVRMARRSLEYRNYLDFVQGDPETLLLVEFSGETADGVSRQLRRLEDQLRGHHGLRHQLVTHDRAVCDHIWACRKAALPLLMGIPGERKPIAFVEDTAVDPARLSDFVARFRDILARAGTHGAFYGHASVGCLHIRPLIDTKSADDLARMRQILDEVSDLVLEFRGAMSGEHGDGLARSFLNEKLFGPQIYRAFCEVKGAFDPANRLNPGKVVHGPDPAANLRQAPGHRPLAPATTFDFSAQGGFAQAAELCNGSGLCRKTRTGTMCPSFMATGDEEHSTRGRANALRLVLSGVLPPAELTGARLHQTFDLCLQCKGCKAECPSNVDVAKLKSEFLSQYHAERGAPLSVRMMGRVATLNRLGSALAPLSNWIGGAPFSGWLAEKLLGIDRRRPLPRFERQDFRSWFRVRGTTSQSSVEAPRGKIVLFDDCLNNYCEPGVLRAAVDVLVAAGYDVQLAGIRCCGRPLISKGLLTEARALAAHNVERLHGWVAQNVPIVGCEPSCVSALVDDYVDLLPGNERAAQLAAKTEFIDAHLVRARAIPPLVGVSQQVLLHGHCHQKALVGVADTRRALEALPEAEVSVVDSGCCGMAGSFGYEHYDLSMKIGGRVLFPAVEAHGGVVVAPGFSCRHQIEHGTGRRAQHPIELLAAHLKQDR, encoded by the coding sequence ATGACGGTCACGCCCGCGCAATCGGAACATCTGGCAAAGTCTCTTCAGCGTGAGACCAACGCGGAAGTGTACTTCGGTCCCTACGAGCGCGCGCTGTACAGCAGCGACGCCAGCATGTACCAGATCGTGCCGCTGGGGGTCGTGGTGCCGCGCAGCGTGGCCGATGTCGTGCGAACCGTGCAGCTTACGGCCGAGGCCGGAGTTCCCTTGATACCGCGCGGCGCGGGCACGAGCCTTTCCGGTCAGTCGATCGGCGCCGGCGTCATCCTCGATTTCAGCAAATACCTGAATCGCATCGTCGAGATCGATCGCGAGCGGATGACGGCTCGCGTCGAGCCTGGGGTCGTGCTCGATCATCTGAATGCGGCGGCGGCGAAGCACGGCTTGCAATTCGGTCCCGACGTGGCCACCAGCAGCCGCGCGAACTTGGGGGGGATGATCGGCAATAATTCGGCCGGCTCGCGCAGCGTGCTGCACGGTAAAACGGTCGACCATGTGATTGCGCTCGACGCCGTGCTGGCCGATGGGACGCAAGAAACGTTCGCACCACTGGCGCCCGAACAATTGGCGCGCGAGCAAGGCCGGCACGACATGGTAGGGCACCTCTATCGCGAGATACCGCGCATCGTGGCGGAGAATCGCGAGGAGATCCTGGCACGCTTCCCGGCCGTGCTGCGCCGCGTGAGCGGTTACAACCTCGATCGCTTCGTGCCCGAGTGTCTGGCCCGCATCGCCGAGCCGGCCAACGTCGAACGGGTCCGCGCACGCGAGGCGGCGCGTTATCCGGGCGGAACGTTCAACCTGTCGCGCCTGATCGTCGGCGCGGAAGGGACGCTGGCGACGGTGACCGGGGCACTCGTGCATTTGTTGCCGGTGGCGGCCCATCGTAGCATGCTCGTGCTCGAGTTCGACGATCTGGCCGATGCCGTGGCTGCCGTGGCGCCCACGCTGGCGCTTCGGCCTTCGGCCATCGAGCTGTTCGACGGCATGATCGTGCGCATGGCGCGGCGCAGTCTCGAGTACCGCAACTATCTCGACTTCGTCCAGGGCGATCCCGAGACGTTGCTGCTGGTCGAGTTCAGCGGTGAAACGGCCGACGGCGTGTCGCGCCAATTGCGGCGGCTCGAGGATCAATTGCGCGGACATCATGGTCTGCGGCATCAACTCGTCACGCACGATCGCGCGGTGTGCGATCACATCTGGGCCTGTCGCAAAGCGGCGTTGCCGCTGCTGATGGGCATTCCGGGCGAGCGCAAGCCGATCGCCTTTGTCGAAGACACAGCGGTCGATCCAGCGCGGCTATCCGATTTCGTGGCGCGCTTTCGCGACATTCTCGCTCGCGCCGGCACGCATGGCGCCTTCTATGGACATGCCTCGGTCGGCTGCCTGCACATTCGTCCGTTGATCGACACTAAAAGCGCCGACGATCTGGCGCGGATGCGGCAGATTCTCGACGAAGTGTCGGATCTCGTGCTCGAGTTTCGCGGCGCGATGAGCGGCGAGCATGGAGACGGGCTGGCGCGCAGCTTCCTCAACGAGAAGCTGTTCGGTCCGCAGATTTATCGAGCCTTTTGCGAGGTGAAGGGGGCCTTCGATCCGGCGAACCGGCTGAATCCAGGCAAGGTGGTCCATGGCCCCGATCCGGCGGCAAATCTGCGCCAGGCGCCGGGACACCGTCCCCTCGCGCCCGCCACGACGTTCGATTTCAGCGCGCAGGGGGGATTCGCCCAGGCGGCCGAGTTGTGCAATGGATCGGGCCTGTGCCGCAAGACTCGCACCGGCACGATGTGCCCCTCGTTCATGGCCACCGGAGACGAGGAACATAGCACGCGGGGGCGCGCGAATGCGCTGCGACTCGTGCTCTCAGGCGTGTTGCCACCGGCGGAGCTCACCGGCGCCCGATTGCACCAAACGTTCGATCTCTGCTTGCAGTGCAAGGGGTGCAAGGCCGAGTGCCCGTCGAACGTCGATGTAGCGAAGCTCAAGTCGGAGTTTCTGTCGCAGTACCATGCCGAGCGCGGGGCGCCGCTTTCCGTGCGGATGATGGGGCGCGTGGCGACGCTGAACCGCCTGGGATCGGCGCTCGCGCCCTTGTCGAATTGGATTGGCGGCGCGCCGTTCTCCGGTTGGCTGGCCGAGAAGCTGCTGGGCATCGATCGCCGGCGGCCGTTGCCGCGCTTCGAACGGCAGGACTTTCGCTCGTGGTTTCGCGTTCGCGGGACAACGTCGCAAAGTAGCGTGGAGGCGCCGCGCGGCAAGATCGTCCTGTTCGATGATTGCCTGAACAACTACTGTGAGCCAGGCGTGCTGCGCGCCGCGGTCGACGTGCTCGTAGCGGCCGGTTATGACGTGCAACTCGCGGGAATCCGCTGCTGCGGGCGTCCCTTGATCTCGAAGGGGTTGTTGACCGAAGCGCGGGCGCTTGCCGCGCACAACGTCGAACGGTTGCACGGCTGGGTGGCACAGAACGTGCCGATCGTGGGTTGCGAGCCAAGCTGCGTCTCGGCGCTCGTGGACGATTACGTCGATCTCTTGCCAGGAAACGAGCGCGCCGCGCAACTGGCCGCCAAGACCGAGTTCATCGACGCACACCTCGTCCGCGCGCGGGCGATTCCGCCCCTGGTGGGCGTCTCGCAACAGGTGCTCCTGCACGGGCACTGCCATCAGAAGGCACTGGTCGGCGTGGCCGACACGCGGCGCGCGCTCGAAGCACTGCCCGAGGCCGAGGTCTCGGTCGTCGACTCGGGCTGCTGCGGCATGGCGGGCTCGTTCGGCTACGAGCACTACGACCTGAGCATGAAGATCGGCGGCCGCGTGCTCTTTCCCGCGGTCGAAGCCCACGGTGGTGTCGTGGTCGCGCCGGGCTTTTCCTGCCGCCATCAGATCGAGCACGGCACTGGGCGCCGAGCGCAGCACCCCATCGAGCTGCTGGCAGCGCACTTGAAACAGGACAGGTAG